The Janthinobacterium tructae genome contains the following window.
AGCGTACCGTAGGTGGACGCGCCGGCCTGGTTGAACGAATTGTATTCAAACTGCACCACGGCAAACACAGGCTTGCCCTTGACGCCGGTCACGCTGGCGTTGGCAACCGTCAGCATCGAACTGCCGTCTGGCGAGTCCGAGAAGAACTGGCGCTCCTTGCCCGGCACCGAACTGTCGATGATGGGCTGGTTCTTGATGTCGAAATAAGCGCCCGCAATCACGCTGCCGCCCTTGCCGTCCGGCACCCGGTCACCGGTCAGGAAGAAAGGCTGGTACGCCAGGTTATAGCTGTTGCTGCTGCCATCGCTGAAATTGACCTTGAGCTTGGAGCCGACGGTGGTCGTGGCCAGCGCGGCAGGCGCGCTCGCCAGCGGCGCCGCCATGCCGGTGAATTCTGCCGTGGTAAACGTCGCGGTGGGCGTGACTGGCGTGGTCACCGGCGGCAGGTCGTTATCGGAACTGCCGCCACAACCGGACAGAAAGGCGCTGACACCGGTCAAGCCGGCCAACGGCAGCATGGGGGCACCGGCAAACAGTTGCAACAGGCGGCGGCGCGAGGACTCAGGGGCGTAATTCGACATTTTTTGTTTCTTCCGTTATAAATAAATATCGTGGGACAGACCAGCTTGATTACGAGGCCGGAGCATAAACGACAAATATTTCAGCTTGATTACAGGCAAACTGCACCGTGAAGCAAGGGCAAGCGAGGTGTCAATGGCCCGCCGCACGCATCGACTTTTCGCCGCCAGCTCGCACGGGAATCGGGTTCAGGCGATCCAGGCGGCCGCTCAGGGCCGTCAAGCCGAATGCACCGAGCACGACCAGGGCGCCGATCCAGCCCGTATGCACCAGGCCCAGGTGTTCGACGATCAGGCCGCCGCCCCAGGCGCCACCGGCGATGCCAAGATTAAAAGCGGCGATATTCAAGCCCGAGGCCACGTCCACGGCGCGGGGCGTGAAGTGCTCCGCTTGCTGCACCACATACACTTGCAAACCAGCGACATTACCGAAGGCCACTGCGCCCCACAGCAGCACGGTGATGACGACCAGCACGGGATGCGGCGCCGTAAAGGTCAACAGCAGCAACACCAACGCCAGCAGCAAGAAGATCTGCTTCAGAGCACGCACCGGGCCCTGCTTGTCGGCCAGCTTGCCGCCCCAGATATTGCCGAAGGCCACGGACACGCCATACACCAGCATCACCGCGCCCACGGCGCCGGCGCTGAAACCCGATACTTGCTGCAGGATCGGCGCCAGGTAGGTAAAGGCGATGAAGGAGCCGCCATAGCCGACGGCCGTCATGGCGTATACCAGCAGCAGGCGCGGCTGGCCCAGCACCTGCACTTGCTGCAACAGTGATGCGGGCTTGCTGTGGGCGATCGTCGATGGCACGTACAGCAGGCTGCCGACAAAGGCGACCAGACCCAGCGCCGAGACGGCGAGGAAGGTTTCGCGCCAGCCGACATGCTGGCCGATGAAGGTGCCCAGCGGCACACCCGTCACCAGGGCCACGGTCAAGCCCGTAAACATGATGGCGATCGCGCTGGCCGCCTTGTCCTTAGTCACCAGCGAGGTGGCGATGGTCGAGCCGATGGAAAAGAATACGCCATGCGCCAGCCCCGTCAGGATGCGGGCGATGACGAGGGTTTCGTAGCCGGGCGATTTCCAGGCCAGCAAATTGCCCAAGGTGAACAGGACCATCAGCGACAATAACAAGGTTTTGCGCGGGATCTTGCCCGTCAGGGCGGTCAGCACGGGTGCCCCGACGGCGACGCCCAGCGCATACAGGCTGACCAGCAAGCCGGCCGACGGCAGGTTGACGCCGAGGTCGGCGGCGATGGTGGGCAACAGCCCGACAATGACAAACTCGGTGGTTCCGATGGCAAAAGCGCTGAGGGTCAGCGCGAGCAAGGCAATGGGCATGACAAACTCCGATAAATAATGGTGGCATGCAGTATCGGGGTTTTCTTTGTTTCTAAAAATACCTCATCGGGCAGAAGATAGTTGCGCTCAAATCAAGAATATAATGGTCTGCTACACTGGCCGCATCAACACGGGGTCACCACCATGAATTCAGAAAAACTGGCGCTGCTGGTCACGCGCGAAATGCCGTATGGGAAATATCAGGGACGCTTGCTGGCCGACTTGCCGGGACACTACCTGGGCTGGTTCGCGCGCGAGGGTTTCCCCTCGGGCGAACTGGGCAGTTTAATTGCGCTGATGTACGAGCTCGACCACAATGATTTGCGCGGCTTGCTCGACCCCTTGCGCACGCGCAAGTCGCCGTGGCGGCCGGGCGAATAAGAGAAGTAAGGCGGGTCTTAAAACTGGCGCACCTTCTTCGCCAGCATGGCGCTGAACTCGCCATTCCCCACCAGCGTTTGCAGTTCGCTGGCGCCACCGATGAGCACGCCATTGACAAAGACCATGGGGAACGTGGGCCAGCCCGTCCACATTTTCAAGGCATTGCGGCGATGCCACTGGTTCAGATAACTGCCGTATTGCAGGTACTGGTAGGGCGTGCCCAGCACGTCGAGGATTTTGCGCGCCTTGCGCGGAAACGGATTGAGCGCCATGCCGACCACCACCACCTGGTGTGCGGCGATGGCGGCCTGCACTTCACGCACGATGTCCTGGTGCTTGCTGCCGATCAAAGGGCGGGCGGCGGGATGGATCTGGGCTTCGTCGAGGATGGCGCGGGTCATGAAAGTCCTGGGATGAGTGGCACGTGGCGTGCGGGTCACGCATTGTGACACGCACTTGTGCCACGCGCACAGGTCGGCGTGGGCGACACGGGCGCGCGACGCCGCGATGACTGCGAACATTCAAAACAGCTCGTCGAGCAGCAAGTGCCATTGCAGCTTGCCTTGATCGGCATCAGCAATCCCATATTGCTGCAACAACCTTTGCGCTAGCGCGGCGTCCAACTCACCGAGAGCACGCCATGCGATGGCCAGGTCCTGGTAACGGTCGGCGACGCCCGCCCGTCCCACGTCGATGCAAGCGACGGCGGCGCCTTCCTGCATCACGATATTTTCCAGCGAGAAGTCGCCATGCGTGACAACGAGGTCGGGCACGCGGGGCAGATTGCCTTGCAGCGCCGTCCACACCTGTTCCGCCGTCCAGCCCTGGCGCCCGGCATCGAAATCGTCGGCATCGACCAGGCCCGCATCGATGCGCTGGCGCGCCTGGGCCAGCCGAACGGCATGGCCGGCGTCGAACGGACAGTCGCTCACGGGCAGCGCATGCAGGCGGCGCAGGAAGGCCGCCAGCGCGTCGACCACGACGCGACCCAGCGCGGGGTGCGCTTCCAGCACTGCGGATGCCGTTGTGCCTGGCAAGGCCATCAGCAGCAGCCATGCCTGCTCCGGGTCTGCCACGCGGGCGAACTGCACCACGGCCGGCACGGGCAGATAGGGCGCCAGCCAGCGCAGCCGCGCCAGTTCATCGGCGAGGTCGGCGGCGGCGCTACCCCTGCCGTGCTTCAGGTACAGGTCCGGCGCACCACCCTTGCCCCGCAGCCGGTAGACGGCAGCGTCCGACTCACCGACGCTGTCGCGCGTCCATTGATAAGCAGCCACGGCGGCGCGCAGGCTGGCGGGCATGGCGGCCGTCACAGAGGATTGCATCGTGTCGGAGGTGCTCATCGCTCTATCCCAGAGGCACGTGCAAGCCCATCTTGAGGCAAGTCAAGGCCACCGAGGTGCGGTAGCGCCGGATATTGTCGTCGCCGCCGAACAAACGTTCCGTCAGCGCCTCGTATTCGGCCATGCTGCTGGCGGTAATGACCAGCAGGTAGTCGGCCTCGCCCGTGATGCCGTAGCACTGCTGAATGGCAGGCTCGGCCATGATGCGCGCGCGCAGGCCGGCCGTGCGCTGCGGGTGCTCGTCGTGCAGATGCACTTCCACCGTGAGTATCAAGGGGCGGCCCAGGCGACTGGCGTCGAGCACGGCCACTTCCTGACGGATCACGCCGCTTTCGCGCAGGCGGCGGATGCGCCGCTGCACGGCGGGCGCGGACAAATGCACGGCCTGGGCGATTTCGCGCTGCGAGGTCGTGTTATCGCGCTGCAAAATGTCGAGGATCGCCAGGTCGAAGTCGTCGAGGGCGAGGGAGGGCGCGAGCGAAAGTTGCGTCATGAGGGTCAAAATGCAGTGCAAATATCAGAGCAGACACAATAAACTTTCGCTATTCCGATATCAAGCCTTTTATCACCATGCCATTACGCCGCTATTCCTCGCTGATTCCCCTGCTCGCCATCCTCGGCTCCGTCACCTGCCTGGGACTGGGCACCTCGTGGGCCAAGCACAGCCTGTTCCCGCTGGTCGGCGCGCAGGGCACGACGGCCGTGCGCGTGGGCTTTTCCGCCCTGCTGCTGTTGCTGTTCTGGCGCCCCTGGCGCTGGCAGCTGAGCCGCGCCGACCTGCGCACGGTGGCGCTGTACGGCGCGGCGCTGGGGCTGACGAACCTGTGTTTTTATATGGCGCTGCGCACGATTCCGTTCGGCATCGCCGTGGCGATCGAGTTTTCCGGCCCGCTGGCCGTGGCCCTGCTGGCCTCGCGCCGGCCGCTCGATTTCGTCTGGGTGGCCCTGGCCGTGGCGGGACTGGCGCTGCTGTTGCCGCTCGGCCACGACGTCAGCAATCTCGATCCCACGGGCGTGCTGTTCGCCCTGGGCGCCGCAGTCTGCTGGGCCAGCTATATCCTCTTCGGCAAGCGCGCCAGCCATTTGCATGCAGGCCATTCGGTATCGCTGGGCCTGGCGATGGCCGCGCTGGTGGTGGTGCCCGTGGGAGTGATGCATAGCGGCGCCGCCCTGCTCTCGCCCGTCGTGCTGAGCGTGGGCCTGGGCGTGGCGCTCATTTCCAGCGCGATACCGATCTCGCTGGAAATGGTGGCCCTGAAGCGGCTGACGCCGCAAGCGTTCGGCATCATGAGCAGCATGGAACCGGCCGTGGCCGCCATGCTGGCGTACATCCTGCTTGACGAGCGCCTGGGTGCCGGGCAGTGGCTGGCCATCGCCATGATCATGGCCGCGTCGATGGGCAGCTCGTACATGGCGCAGCGCCAGAAACGGGCGCCCGCCGCCGCCGTGCATACCTGAACTGTACCCTTAATGCACGGCCGCACCCGCCACATGGGCGGCCAGGTTCTTGCGCGCCAGCCACGCCAGCGGCAGCAAGGCGAGTAATGCGGCAGCCACGCCCGCCCACGGCGACGACGCCATCAACTGGTGCGAGACCATCAGCGCACCCAGCATGGAGCCGAAGGAAATACCCAGATTAAACGCAGAAATATTCAGGCCCGAGGCGAAATCGACGGCTTGCGGCGTGTAGCGCTCGGCCGTGGCCAGCATGCCGGCTTGCAGGGCGGGCGACAGGCCGAAGGCGAACACACCCCAGACGAACAACATCACTGTCATCATCCATGGCGAGCTGATGCTCAGGGCCACACCCACTTGCGTGACGGCCAGCAACAGCAGCATCAATCGCAAGGCTTTTTGCCAGCCCAGGTGGCTGGTCAGGTAGCCGCCCGCCAGGTTGCCGGCAAAGGTGGCGATGCCGAACACGATCAGCAAGGCGCTGGCCATGGTGGCGGAAAAGCCCGTCACATCCGTCAGGATGGGCGTAATAAAAGTGAAGGCGGCAAAGCTGCTGCCAAAGCCGAACGTCGTCACGGCCATCATCGTCAAAATGGGGCCGCAGCCCAAGGCCGCCAGCTGCGTCATGGCCTTGCCGCCCTTGCCCTGCTGCAAACCGGCCGGCAGCCAGCGCGCCATGGCGCCCAGACCCACGGCGGCCAGCACGACGACGGCAAAAAAGGGCAAGCGCCAGCCCATCAAGTTGCCGAGGAAACTGCCGAACGGCACGCCGATCACCATGGCCAGGGTCAAGCCCGCAAACATCACGGAAATCGCCCTGCCCGCCTGCGCCTTCGTCACCAGACTGGCGGCCACGGTGGCGCCGATGGCAAAGAAGGTGCCGTGCGCCACAGCCGTGATGACCCGCCCCACCAGCAACAGTTCAAACGTATGCGAGAAGGCGGCCAGCAGGTTGCCGGCCAGGAACACGCTCATCAGTCCCAGCAAGGCCGCCTTGCGCGGCAGGCGCGACATCAGTAGCACCAGCAGCGGCGTGCCGATGGCCAGCGCCAGCGCATACAAGCTGACCAGCGAGCCGGCCGATTCGATGGAAATATGCAGGTCTTTCGCGATGCTCGGCAGGATGCCGACGACGATGAATTCGGTGACGCCGATGGCAAAGGCGCCGACGGCCAGCGCCAGCACGCCTGGCGGCATGCTGCGGGCTGGAGGGAAAACAGGGCTTGCGGTGGTCATGATGGCTCCAACAATGGTTCAAGCCAGCCAGTGTATCGATGCACACGCTTTTGATATAGACTCTAATAATGGAAACACCTGTGAAATGGATTCAATAATGGCCAGGCAAGACATCAACCGCGCGTTCGAGATGGGCGTGTTTGTGGCCGTGGTGGAAACGGGCGCCTTTTCCGCCGCCGCGCGCCGCCTGGCCCTGACGCCGTCGGCAGTCAGCAAACTGGTCAGCCGGCTGGAAGCACGGCTCGGCGCCCGTTTGCTCCAGCGCAGCACGCGGCAATTGCACACCACGCCAGAGGGCGACGCCTTCTTCGTGCAGTGCAAGCGCATCCTCGACGATATCGACGGCGCCGAGCGCGAAGCGGCGCAGGGCGCGGCACCGCGCGGGCGCTTGCGCATCAACTGTTTCGTGCCGTTCGGCGTGCGCCATCTGCTGCCCATCTTGCCCGAGTTCGCCCAGCGCTATCCCGACATCGTGCTCGACGTGGTCGTCAGCGACGCCATCGTCGACTTGCTGGAAGACCGCACCGACATCGCCATCCGCACGGGCAAGCTGAAGGAATCGAACCTGGTGGCGCGCAAACTGGGCGAAGATGCGATGGTCGTGGTGGCGTCGCCGGCGTACGTGGCGCGCCATGGCCTGCCACGCACGCCGCTCGAATTATCCGAACACAATTTATTAGC
Protein-coding sequences here:
- a CDS encoding APH(3') family aminoglycoside O-phosphotransferase, with protein sequence MSTSDTMQSSVTAAMPASLRAAVAAYQWTRDSVGESDAAVYRLRGKGGAPDLYLKHGRGSAAADLADELARLRWLAPYLPVPAVVQFARVADPEQAWLLLMALPGTTASAVLEAHPALGRVVVDALAAFLRRLHALPVSDCPFDAGHAVRLAQARQRIDAGLVDADDFDAGRQGWTAEQVWTALQGNLPRVPDLVVTHGDFSLENIVMQEGAAVACIDVGRAGVADRYQDLAIAWRALGELDAALAQRLLQQYGIADADQGKLQWHLLLDELF
- a CDS encoding glutaredoxin codes for the protein MTRAILDEAQIHPAARPLIGSKHQDIVREVQAAIAAHQVVVVGMALNPFPRKARKILDVLGTPYQYLQYGSYLNQWHRRNALKMWTGWPTFPMVFVNGVLIGGASELQTLVGNGEFSAMLAKKVRQF
- a CDS encoding DUF3820 family protein, with translation MNSEKLALLVTREMPYGKYQGRLLADLPGHYLGWFAREGFPSGELGSLIALMYELDHNDLRGLLDPLRTRKSPWRPGE
- a CDS encoding LysR family transcriptional regulator; translation: MDSIMARQDINRAFEMGVFVAVVETGAFSAAARRLALTPSAVSKLVSRLEARLGARLLQRSTRQLHTTPEGDAFFVQCKRILDDIDGAEREAAQGAAPRGRLRINCFVPFGVRHLLPILPEFAQRYPDIVLDVVVSDAIVDLLEDRTDIAIRTGKLKESNLVARKLGEDAMVVVASPAYVARHGLPRTPLELSEHNLLAFNFRCQNETWPFLDGSGGSLQVAPQGNTCVSDGESMRQLVLAGMGLGRFSRQHVLRDIEQGHLIPLLQDYNPGDRELVHAVFVGPGLQVPARVRVMLDYLLEKVQLGSD
- a CDS encoding EamA family transporter is translated as MPLRRYSSLIPLLAILGSVTCLGLGTSWAKHSLFPLVGAQGTTAVRVGFSALLLLLFWRPWRWQLSRADLRTVALYGAALGLTNLCFYMALRTIPFGIAVAIEFSGPLAVALLASRRPLDFVWVALAVAGLALLLPLGHDVSNLDPTGVLFALGAAVCWASYILFGKRASHLHAGHSVSLGLAMAALVVVPVGVMHSGAALLSPVVLSVGLGVALISSAIPISLEMVALKRLTPQAFGIMSSMEPAVAAMLAYILLDERLGAGQWLAIAMIMAASMGSSYMAQRQKRAPAAAVHT
- a CDS encoding MFS transporter, whose protein sequence is MPIALLALTLSAFAIGTTEFVIVGLLPTIAADLGVNLPSAGLLVSLYALGVAVGAPVLTALTGKIPRKTLLLSLMVLFTLGNLLAWKSPGYETLVIARILTGLAHGVFFSIGSTIATSLVTKDKAASAIAIMFTGLTVALVTGVPLGTFIGQHVGWRETFLAVSALGLVAFVGSLLYVPSTIAHSKPASLLQQVQVLGQPRLLLVYAMTAVGYGGSFIAFTYLAPILQQVSGFSAGAVGAVMLVYGVSVAFGNIWGGKLADKQGPVRALKQIFLLLALVLLLLTFTAPHPVLVVITVLLWGAVAFGNVAGLQVYVVQQAEHFTPRAVDVASGLNIAAFNLGIAGGAWGGGLIVEHLGLVHTGWIGALVVLGAFGLTALSGRLDRLNPIPVRAGGEKSMRAAGH
- a CDS encoding MFS transporter, which encodes MTTASPVFPPARSMPPGVLALAVGAFAIGVTEFIVVGILPSIAKDLHISIESAGSLVSLYALALAIGTPLLVLLMSRLPRKAALLGLMSVFLAGNLLAAFSHTFELLLVGRVITAVAHGTFFAIGATVAASLVTKAQAGRAISVMFAGLTLAMVIGVPFGSFLGNLMGWRLPFFAVVVLAAVGLGAMARWLPAGLQQGKGGKAMTQLAALGCGPILTMMAVTTFGFGSSFAAFTFITPILTDVTGFSATMASALLIVFGIATFAGNLAGGYLTSHLGWQKALRLMLLLLAVTQVGVALSISSPWMMTVMLFVWGVFAFGLSPALQAGMLATAERYTPQAVDFASGLNISAFNLGISFGSMLGALMVSHQLMASSPWAGVAAALLALLPLAWLARKNLAAHVAGAAVH
- a CDS encoding Lrp/AsnC family transcriptional regulator → MTQLSLAPSLALDDFDLAILDILQRDNTTSQREIAQAVHLSAPAVQRRIRRLRESGVIRQEVAVLDASRLGRPLILTVEVHLHDEHPQRTAGLRARIMAEPAIQQCYGITGEADYLLVITASSMAEYEALTERLFGGDDNIRRYRTSVALTCLKMGLHVPLG